The genomic stretch CAGGTTTTAAACTTGGCATACTAGTTCGTTCCAGATTACTGTGTGCTCTATTCAACGGGCTGGCTCAAACTATGATTGTGGGATGTGATGATCATTCCAAATACATAGTTAAATCAGATTTTTCAAGAGTGCATGTTTGAGCATGGTTCACCATATGGTCACATATACTGAATTATTCAGGGAAATGGAACAATGTAGTGTTTAACACAGAAGCAGGCCAGTATAGTAACTGAATGAATCTAACATATAATAGGGAAACAAGGACATGGAATAGTCTAATACAAAAGCATTATTACAGAATTGAGATGATAAATGACTGGATCTGTCTCATATCAACATAGACTTCAACACCCAAGGAAAAGGCCACCCAGCAAAATAATGGGAGAAATTTTGCACGCAATGACAAGGCAGTCATGGCAGTCACAAAAGCAGAGCCGCAGCATTAAAATGATTTGGTAATTTCAATGCTCCCAACTCATTGACATCCTACAATCCTTTTTCGTTATGTAGAAAAGACAAACACTCAGGAAAACAGATTCATACATTTCAAAATCATGCAAGAAGGGATAAATCAACTAGGGTCCAGTTCTtgcatataaaatatatctttattTAATAATCAACTATAAAAAGTGCAGCTTCAGGTGGACCAACTTCAAAAGCTTGCTCGTCCCAATGGCACTAATACTATGTAGAATTAACAGGGATGAACTGATGTAATTCTGGTGCTTAATAAGCACAAAAGCACTATGGTTATGGTGCAACAACGCCTCCTAACTATTTGGATCTCTCTATATATACTGTTGCACCATTTGAACATATAAAAGCCAAAATCTTCTGACTAAGCTTGTAGGTGATACGAACAAAGACCACACTTATCTAACCAAAAGTAACTTGAAACCTATAATATTCCATCAAAACATTGGCTGATATCTCAGTCTTGCAATCTGAAAACATACAAATCTATCTTAACAGATTGTAACTAAATAGAAAACAAGTAAGAAGGTGCCCATCTGTTAGCAAGGAAACAACAATCACTAGGACTTTTCCTCCATATCCAAACTTGTAACAGATCACTTCTCTTTTGAATGcaaaattatgatattttcttatcCTTTTGTCATATCTTCTCCTATCCTCTTCATCCAACCATTTTCTCCTACACCCACTGTCTTTTACTCTTATTACATAGATGTAACCTTTGCATTTAGTAATGTTGCTTTACAGAGTTGCAGTGAAGTATTTCATGCTAAATGACCTAAAGAGTGATAATTTTATATGCAACTTCTAGTTCAAAGAGAGAAAATATTAATATAGGAACTACTTAACTCTTTCCTCGCTATTAAAGATAATCAAATCCCAATGAAAAACTTTAGACAGACCTCTAGACAGGCAGACAAGGACTAGAAAGTTCAGCAGTTTGATATAAAGCCACGAACCTAGTAAACCTTAAGTACACTGATGTCTAGAAGAGTCACCAAATTTAACATTGAATAACACCTTTCTTGTCGGCCAGTTTTTTTCCTAGATAATAACAGAAAATTAGCATTCAGCAAGGTATACTGAAATCAGTATTTCACGCTTCAAAACCATTTCCGAACTTCTGCCTCAAAGCAACTACAGACATTGAATAGTAATAAGAGAAATTACTGGAAATAAAAGAAAGAACCCCTCAATTGGAAGGTGCAAAATTGGTAGTATGATGAAGTACTTGAAAAATATAAGCAAAATTGGCAATATGATGAAGTCCTTGAAAAATATATGGTCATTATAAAACAACACATCCTTTTAAAAACACTGAGGCATAATCCATATCAGAATCATAGCAAAAGCCAAGCGAAGACAAAATGTCGTAATCCATTCAACGAGTTGATACCAAAACTAAACCATGTGAGAATCGGTCAGTCAGCCGCGAACTCAAGATCCTTCAATCAAATACCCTCAAAAAGGGTACGTTTCTAGAAAAGGAATAATAAGGAAAACCACCGCATTAAGATATCATATCACAGAGATCTTGGCATTGATTACAACTAAAATTAGGTCAGACGAGAGATTACCTTGTGGCGCGACAGGAGGTTGTACTCGGGCTGCTCGACGATGGGACCGACGAGGTCGAGGCGGTGAGCGACGGCCCAGGCCTCGGTGATCTGCTGGGCGGACCACTCGGAGGTGCCCCAGTAGAAGGCCCAGCCCCTGTCGACGATGTGGTTCATGGCGCGGACGGTCTCCTCGATGGGGGTGGCGGCGTCGGGGCGGTGGCAGAAGAGGACGTCGACGTAGTCCATGTCGAGGCGGCGGAGGGAGGCGCGGGTGCCCTCGACGAGGTGCTTGCGGGAGAGGCCCTTGTCGTTGGGCCCAGGGCCGCCCCAGAAGATCTTGGTGGAGATGACGAGATCAGAGCGGCGCCAGCCGAGCTCGCGGATGGCCTGGCCCATgatctcctcggcgcggccattgGCGTAGACCTCGGCGTTGTCGAAGAAGTTGACGCCGTTGTCGCGGCAGCACTGCAGCAGCGACTTCGCCTCCTTGACATCGATCTGGTTCCCGAACGTCACCCACGCCCCGTAGGAGAGCTGGCTCACCTTCAGCCCCGACCGCCCCAAGTTATTGTACTGCATCTTGATCTgatcccctcttcttcttcctctttcctctTCGCCCCGTTCGTGGACGCGAGACGTACTACGTTTGTGCGAGCGCAGAATGGATGGTAAAGCCGCCGCGGTAGTTATATATAGAAGGATCACGAACAGGAAAATAATACCTATTTGACTGCTGTACTTCCTCAAACTTTTACCTATTCTCTTAGTGGTTCACATGTACGAAGAAGCCCTTTGGGGCCCACACGATTACTGGTGAAGGGATCTAAGGTGGGATTCGAAGAGTAGGAGTCGGGAAAGCGTTTATAAGGAAAGCAGAGCATTCAGGTGTGGCGGATGAATGCCAGCTGGCGCCTGTGAAAATGCATTGTGTGCGGACCTCCAAGCGAGTATTTAAACCCGAATCCGAACACAATCCTATTAACTTAAATTCCACGATATGGTCGATTAAAACAATATGATCAGTGAGTAATTGCTTTAAAggaatttaatttatataattaaagtaattcaattagataTAAAAACTCTTGAAAACCTGTTCCAGATTATACTCGTGCAATTCCAGAATGATTACATTGCCTTACAGAGATTTAACTTGGGAAGTGAAGGGATTTAAACTTAAAATAGCTCTATTTTCAGAATAAAAACAATATTTTCTCGcatttttttatgacaaaaaagGAGATTTAACTATGGTTCGTAAAAGAAATAAGAATGTGAGCGTAGTCGGTTGAAACTGTTATAAGTGAGAACCAATTTTAACGAAACAAAATTAAACGTCTTCTGCTTTATCGTAATTTGAAGCTCTCTAAACGCTCTGATAAACCAAATAATCAATCGTGCAGCAAGTCAAGAATCATAGGCTTCTCTTAAGCAATCATTGAAGACAAAGTATACGCAAAAGATTTCATATCATGGATCACAGAATCTTACTGAATTCATGAAGACCGACAAGTAGATGCAGCAAGCATACGGCAAACATTGTTTCATTTGCTTCGTGCATGGGCTAAGTAGTTGTAGTGAAGAAAAAGTTATGACAACTCAACTAATCAGCAGCATTTTCCTTCTATATTATATAAGAACTGAAGCAATATTATAAGTCAACTATGGAAGATTCAGAGAGGAGGATGCAGATCTTTAAAGAAGAACATTGAAGGGCAAGAAATATAGCACGTCAAACATAGAAAGCAGAACTTACAGCTTTAGAACGATACGCTGTACAAATGACTTGATGGATAAGCTGAACTACTGCACAGGCATGACAAAACAATGTACAGATGATCAACTGTGAAAGCCGATTGATTCCTCATAGAAACAGTTACCACCTACTGCTCTGATCATCTGATATGGTTTCCTCGGATGATACATCGCTGTCGATAACCACCAAGTTACTCGGTCCAGTGGGATCAGGACTTTTGTTGTTTAGATCCAAGACATGACTTGGTCCAGAACCAGTATTAGCAGATGCTGGTTTCAGTGGGGTCAATCCTAGATTTGGTAGTGAGGATAATCTTTTCTGCAACAAGGTATCATCCACCGATACTGAGTTATCCAACACCTTTACCCTGTTGGCATGATTACTAGAGGCCTTGCTCTTCCTCTTCAATATTCCCCGTCCACGGGGATCTTTAGGCAGAGCAGTTTCCACGGCACTTAGAAAAGCAGTAACTCGCTCATCATAATTAATAATGCTTCCAGGATTCAAGCTTGAAACTCCAGAAGGCAATGGCAAACTACTTCGCCTTTGAGGCACAGTCAACACTTCTTTGAGCCAATGAGGGAGAGTACTATTTGCAGAAGATCTTTGCTCATGTCCTCCTCTTTCAACTGATTTTTGAGGTGAAGTAGATGATTCGCAGTCGTACCTGGTGCCTTGTGTTTTGAAAGCATTCTGATGTCTGATGTCTGCCCTTGGGTTAACAGAACCTATGAGGTTACTGCCTATGAAAGGACCTGCCATTGAATTTCTAATTCCGTGAGGATTAGCTATGGATAAACCTGATATATTGGGTACTACATTTTTCTTGATGTTTTTCTCACTCTGAACATATACATCTCCAAGAGAAAGTTTAGTTTCTGTTCTCTGTGTCGgaaattccaaatatgatgaaacAACTTTCTCACAATACAAATTCCTACCTGTTGCTTTTCTCCAGCATGTGTCATCTGTTCCAAGAGGCCGTGAAAGATCTAATACTGAAGGTCTTTCTGGATGATAGAGTGTACCATTAAGAAGCTTAATTTGTTCTTTATCCCACTGCAAGGCCAAGTCTTCTGCAACCCTCGATTTTAAGAAACATAATTTTGGATCCCTTAAGatatcattccaattgtttaATCCGTGTCTTCTCACGCCAATCCAAAGAACATCTAATTCTTCTTCTGACCATTCATCTGAGAACCTCTTAAAGTTGTCCAGCAAAGAGCTTTCTTTTGGCATCCGTGAGCCATTCATATCATTCTCACACACCTGCTTTTGTCTGGATACAGATGCATTCTCACCCATGCTGTCCCATCTGTGTTGCCTATTGTATCCCTCAACAGTGTCCttgaaattcaaatctaatggcaATGGCATACCTCGGATATCATTCATGGAAACACTAAGCACTTCAGAATTCAATATAAGAGACTGATCTGCAAAATCAGTATACATAGAGTTGTGTGATGCCCTCTCACGCTGTTGTTTTTCATAAATAGAGTTATTTGACTTTGTCACCAAGAGTCGTTCCTGTAATCGGGATGCCCGATCAATGCATTCTCTGGATACATCCTGCAGTCAAGTTACAATACAGTATTTTTACATCTGATAACATAAAtggaaagaaaaagatatttaACTAAAAAAAATTCAATACAACAAGAAACCCTGTGGATTAATATGAAAAGATAAAACACAAAGATCAATATTTGATAATTACGATGGTTTCAAAGCCCAGAAAATTATAGAAGAAATTGATGCAACAAGAAGATGAAATATTCAACTTCTATGCTAAGCTTCACCTGATTGACCTGAATCTTTGTAGATGAATTAACTGGGTAAGCTGTGGAAGCCCTTCCACTTGATGCTATTGTGCAATTGGTACTGTTTTTATTAATAAGAATGGATGACTTTGTTTCTTTTGTGGTCTCCTGATGTGATTTATCAAGCGTTTCCATCCACTGCAATCCTTTGGCTCGACCATCAGTTTCCTCATCCATCCTACCTAGAGCACAATTTTGAGCTGATGGTCTTTGTGACTCCAGAAAGTTCTCAGCCATAGCATCCACAAGTGGTCTAGTTGGGTTTGAGCTCGTAAGATGAGTTGAAACCACTGGGACAACCAACAGCTCCGCCCCTCCTACATGACCTCTCTCCTTTGTAAATAATTCATTTCCCTCTTCCCCTCGTATGGATGTCCCAGTTTTGGCCATCTCTGATTGCTTGCTTTTGTGTGTAGGGTCTTTGCTTAAATCACTTGTAGGCATCCCAGTGCATTTATCAGATTGACACTGAAGAACACGTTCTGAATATTGTAAAGAAGTTGTACCCTGAGGAGCAACGTCTGGTTTTGGTTGACATGGTTCTTCGCATTTGTCTGCAGTGCTACTAATAAACACAATGGCATTTCACTTTAAAAGCACTGAAACAAAGAAGACAGAAACAAgaagcaaaaagaaaaatttaccCTTGTCCAGAAAGCTTAGGCCCTAGCCCGGCATCTTTATTGACGTCATGCATCTACCCAGCACATACAACAAATGTTCAGTAACAAGAAATATTTCGGCACAAACTCAAAGAATTTAATGTCCATAAAGGGATGAAGTTTCCATTCACCACTCATTAACTGAAAAATTAAGAAGTCCTTCAAAAAAATATAAGCAACATAACCATAATATTTTCTGTTAACAAGCATGTACATGCAAAAGAATCAAAGATGCCGTATTAGTTCCTAAACACAGGTAGACAGTGATAGACAgccattttattttctattcgaaTTCCAAGTTCCAACAAGCATGAACATGCAAAAGATTCGTTTTAAAACATGTAGTAACCAAACTCCAACAAGCTCTTATGTCCTGAACTACACATCAGACCATGAAATTTAACATGGTGAAGATTTTTCATTTCAAttctttttttatgagatgaccaTAGAAAATGGCTATCAACAAAAAGCATCAGACCATCTTCAGAGAAAAAAATTATCTCAAGTCAACTTGCCGGTTTATATGGTAGAAGGAACACATCAAGGAATTTGGCATAATGACGTTTTCATAATTTGAACTATGATGCCCAGCCATAGTGGAACTGGAGCCGACTCAAAACTGCACCATGGGCAAGTCTAGAGAGTATTCTTAGTTTGCTGGATCTAGCCtcacagaaggatgaaatagtcaATACTAATTATAGAATTTGATTTCAACCTCATCACTAGTCACTGGCACAGTTTCATTTAAGTCTTATTCTCTTACTCTTCTTGCATAAGTAATTAGTCTAGAAAAAATTGGATTCTAATCAACAAGTACGAAGAGAATATATATCATATACAAGAAAGATGATATCAATCACAAGGATGCTCCAGATGTACTGTGTACCAGCCAATTGTGTTTATATCAAGCAGAAATATGAGAACTAGCCACAACCTTTTTTATCTATAGATTCTATACTACTTACTTTTGATGACTTGGGAGCAAATTCTAAACATAGAACCACATGGAATGGGAATGGCAATATAAGTTAGAAAAGGAGCACAATGTTATTAACACAACCCAACAAAGAGATGAATAACTCAGTTATTTCAGTGACAATGATCTTAAAAGGCTGGTTTATGGTTAACAAACTTTTTCCTTACATGGGCTGTAACAAATTTAAACTCAAAACTATATTTTCAACATCGAAAATTTTTATCTTTGCATTAAGATCCTACAAGTCGATGTGGGGAAAGATCCATATAACCAACCAAGAAGTTTGTAAGTTATGgttttttcttcttgttcttgaaGATCTCATAGGGAGACAAGCAAACCTGAGAAAGTTAAAGGTGGGCACAAGGGAGGAACTTCACTGGCGAATGCGATTTTTTGTTCATAGATGCTGATATCCttgcataattaatttttttttctaatgacGATATTTGACTGAAGTTTTTTTTCATTCATAGATGATTGATATTATTGCATAATTAAATTTTGTTCTCTACCATAGCCAGAATCTGCAGAATAAGCTACTTTGTGACACTTTGATGTCTAACACAATCAGAAAAACTTTTAacaatatatacacatacatatgaaGTTCAATGGTGACTAATTTTCTTGGCTTGGTTGCATTACTGTAAAATAAAATCTGAGTAAACATTATCAATATTCAAAATACAGCTTTTATCATTGAAATCATTTTGTACAATAAAATACACTGTTATCTTTCTGAATATTCCACTTCTGTCTATAATTCTTAAAGTTTCATGATCAAAAGAACCTCTTAAGTTTTAATTTTTGCTTAGAATTCTACATATCTTAGCAATAATAATTGCTAGTACACATTAGATCATAGCCCATAATTCTGTAAGTAACAAGAAAAAGGCATATAACAGGGTTGGCAGAGTATGATGCAAGGTTTTCAAATAGTAATAAGTATCAGACTTATGCTTTAGAGAGAGAGTTAGTAGAAGTCAAAACCCACATCCTCTTGAAGAGCATTCAGTCGGCTAGGCCCATCTGCTTCCAACAAGAAAGTTGAATCTGAACATCTACAATTATTTCCTAATTCATGGCTCCTAGAAGTCACCATTGAACTGTGCTTGTCTTCAGCACTTGAATTCCTTGTGGTTGATGAACTGACTACATCCCGTTTCTTTTTCACTCTTCTACGAAATGTAATTAAGAAATTCTTAGTGTTCCCTTTTGGATACTCATCATTCAATattattccacttcttttatctgAACTGACTACCATGGAGGCACAGTCCTCTGAGAATCTGGAACTAGTATTCCTTTCGGTCCAAGTTTTCAAATGCAAGGAACTTGATCTTCCTACAGTCTCCAAATTTGTTGACTGAGATCTCAAAGTCTCTTCAACAACTCGGCACGCAGAACCAGATTCTATACCCAAGTCATTTGCGGATGCCCGATTGACTATGTTCTCCATAGATGGGTCTACTGGGGAGGGGCTTCCATTCCTAGAGCTGATTTCAGATGGTCCTGAACTCGAAAGCACTTTTTGGGTATGCAGTTTGATTGCACCTGTCTCAGATTCCCCAATACTTCTGTTTTCTGTTGTTTTGCCAGTCTGATAAGATTGGTGTTGTATAGATATCTCGGAATCGCATCTTTCAATACAAGGAGGGCATAGCCACCTATCTTCAGATACATTCTACACATAACAAAGGACAAAATCATCAGACCAACATGTTTGTATAATGAGAATATCCAGAAAACATTAGACACTAGTAGAGTACTAGTAAACCTTCAAAGAGGAGTCAATGCATCGAAGATGATAGCTCCCAGAGCAGCTATGGCACACCAGCAGATTCTCATTTATGTCAACAGAACCACACCGAAAGCAATGCTGCAATAATGGCATGAAATATGAGGATGTATTATTTCATACATATTTAATGGTGAACAAAATCAAGCAGGAGGAATAAGAATCCACaggttacatatatatatttaaagtaGGAACCTTTTACTGGAAGACTATATTACACATCAGAAAAGGACAGCCTAGCGCATGAGGCTCCCACCAATGTGGGGTCTTGGTTCTGGCAAATAATTATATAATGTTTTGTTCTTTTCCAGTAACTATAACTCACATGCACTCCCTTCCATGTGATTCACCTCCATCACCATTAAATTCCCCCATAAGAAGTATCTGATCCTCTAATACACTTCAGATTTTTTCCATCTAAAATATCTAGCTTTATTTGTTAAAGCATAAGCACAAATGACACAATTATCTTTTGAACTCTTAACATCTTATTTTGAATCTCTATCAATGGCAATCAACTCcattttttctcctccttttccttTTTTACCGACGTTTTGTCAATTTTTTCCGTCCTCTTATTTTTCACCAAAATAATTATACTGAGCACATATGCAAATCAAATAAATATCAGTATTATACAGAACCCTTGTCATAAGGGAAACCAAGGGAGAAAAAACTAACACATCTATTAATCTTTTAGTCGGTGCTAATTCATTATCACCAAACACATCTGAAAAAGGTATGTAAACTACGAGAGTTTCTCCCCCATCAAATGAAAGATGTTTCTTCAAATGATGTCTTTAGATTacataaaagatattttttttccttttcatttcAGCTTTTATGCTTCACCTAAACTGGTATATACTGGTCCAGGCTAGAATTGGAATGTGAAACATCCAATTTTTTAACAGTCCATATTGCTAAAGAAggtttatattttcttttctttttacatgtTTAACCATAGTACCACTCACCATCGGGCCTCTGTCTCTTATGCATGATTCCCCTTCTTGCACTA from Musa acuminata AAA Group cultivar baxijiao chromosome BXJ1-3, Cavendish_Baxijiao_AAA, whole genome shotgun sequence encodes the following:
- the LOC103978664 gene encoding probable voltage-gated potassium channel subunit beta, producing the protein MQYNNLGRSGLKVSQLSYGAWVTFGNQIDVKEAKSLLQCCRDNGVNFFDNAEVYANGRAEEIMGQAIRELGWRRSDLVISTKIFWGGPGPNDKGLSRKHLVEGTRASLRRLDMDYVDVLFCHRPDAATPIEETVRAMNHIVDRGWAFYWGTSEWSAQQITEAWAVAHRLDLVGPIVEQPEYNLLSRHKVEVEFLPLYSTYGLGLTTWSPLASGVLTGKYNKGNIPPDSRFALDNYKNLASRSLVDDTLRKVNGLKPIADELGVPLSQLAIAWCASNPHVSTVITGATKESQIVENIQALEVIPKLTPDVIEKIEAAVQSKPKRPESYR
- the LOC135581020 gene encoding uncharacterized protein LOC135581020 isoform X2, with product MMSGKVLLTYKRKRFSANANPANVVKADSSVKTVGEHCFRCGSVDINENLLVCHSCSGSYHLRCIDSSLKNVSEDRWLCPPCIERCDSEISIQHQSYQTGKTTENRSIGESETGAIKLHTQKVLSSSGPSEISSRNGSPSPVDPSMENIVNRASANDLGIESGSACRVVEETLRSQSTNLETVGRSSSLHLKTWTERNTSSRFSEDCASMVVSSDKRSGIILNDEYPKGNTKNFLITFRRRVKKKRDVVSSSTTRNSSAEDKHSSMVTSRSHELGNNCRCSDSTFLLEADGPSRLNALQEDMHDVNKDAGLGPKLSGQGTADKCEEPCQPKPDVAPQGTTSLQYSERVLQCQSDKCTGMPTSDLSKDPTHKSKQSEMAKTGTSIRGEEGNELFTKERGHVGGAELLVVPVVSTHLTSSNPTRPLVDAMAENFLESQRPSAQNCALGRMDEETDGRAKGLQWMETLDKSHQETTKETKSSILINKNSTNCTIASSGRASTAYPVNSSTKIQVNQDVSRECIDRASRLQERLLVTKSNNSIYEKQQRERASHNSMYTDFADQSLILNSEVLSVSMNDIRGMPLPLDLNFKDTVEGYNRQHRWDSMGENASVSRQKQVCENDMNGSRMPKESSLLDNFKRFSDEWSEEELDVLWIGVRRHGLNNWNDILRDPKLCFLKSRVAEDLALQWDKEQIKLLNGTLYHPERPSVLDLSRPLGTDDTCWRKATGRNLYCEKVVSSYLEFPTQRTETKLSLGDVYVQSEKNIKKNVVPNISGLSIANPHGIRNSMAGPFIGSNLIGSVNPRADIRHQNAFKTQGTRYDCESSTSPQKSVERGGHEQRSSANSTLPHWLKEVLTVPQRRSSLPLPSGVSSLNPGSIINYDERVTAFLSAVETALPKDPRGRGILKRKSKASSNHANRVKVLDNSVSVDDTLLQKRLSSLPNLGLTPLKPASANTGSGPSHVLDLNNKSPDPTGPSNLVVIDSDVSSEETISDDQSSRW
- the LOC135581020 gene encoding uncharacterized protein LOC135581020 isoform X1 — encoded protein: MMSGKVLLTYKRKRFSANANPANVVKADSSVKTVGEHCFRCGSVDINENLLVCHSCSGSYHLRCIDSSLKNVSEDRWLCPPCIERCDSEISIQHQSYQTGKTTENRSIGESETGAIKLHTQKVLSSSGPSEISSRNGSPSPVDPSMENIVNRASANDLGIESGSACRVVEETLRSQSTNLETVGRSSSLHLKTWTERNTSSRFSEDCASMVVSSDKRSGIILNDEYPKGNTKNFLITFRRRVKKKRDVVSSSTTRNSSAEDKHSSMVTSRSHELGNNCRCSDSTFLLEADGPSRLNALQEDMHDVNKDAGLGPKLSGQGSTADKCEEPCQPKPDVAPQGTTSLQYSERVLQCQSDKCTGMPTSDLSKDPTHKSKQSEMAKTGTSIRGEEGNELFTKERGHVGGAELLVVPVVSTHLTSSNPTRPLVDAMAENFLESQRPSAQNCALGRMDEETDGRAKGLQWMETLDKSHQETTKETKSSILINKNSTNCTIASSGRASTAYPVNSSTKIQVNQDVSRECIDRASRLQERLLVTKSNNSIYEKQQRERASHNSMYTDFADQSLILNSEVLSVSMNDIRGMPLPLDLNFKDTVEGYNRQHRWDSMGENASVSRQKQVCENDMNGSRMPKESSLLDNFKRFSDEWSEEELDVLWIGVRRHGLNNWNDILRDPKLCFLKSRVAEDLALQWDKEQIKLLNGTLYHPERPSVLDLSRPLGTDDTCWRKATGRNLYCEKVVSSYLEFPTQRTETKLSLGDVYVQSEKNIKKNVVPNISGLSIANPHGIRNSMAGPFIGSNLIGSVNPRADIRHQNAFKTQGTRYDCESSTSPQKSVERGGHEQRSSANSTLPHWLKEVLTVPQRRSSLPLPSGVSSLNPGSIINYDERVTAFLSAVETALPKDPRGRGILKRKSKASSNHANRVKVLDNSVSVDDTLLQKRLSSLPNLGLTPLKPASANTGSGPSHVLDLNNKSPDPTGPSNLVVIDSDVSSEETISDDQSSRW
- the LOC135581020 gene encoding uncharacterized protein LOC135581020 isoform X3: MMSGKVLLTYKRKRFSANANPANVVKADSSVKTVGEHCFRCGSVDINENLLVCHSCSGSYHLRCIDSSLKNVSEDRWLCPPCIERCDSEISIQHQSYQTGKTTENRSIGESETGAIKLHTQKVLSSSGPSEISSRNGSPSPVDPSMENIVNRASANDLGIESGSACRVVEETLRSQSTNLETVGRSSSLHLKTWTERNTSSRFSEDCASMVVSSDKRSGIILNDEYPKGNTKNFLITFRRRVKKKRDVVSSSTTRNSSAEDKHSSMVTSRSHELGNNCRCSDSTFLLEADGPSRLNALQEDMHDVNKDAGLGPKLSGQGSTADKCEEPCQPKPDVAPQGTTSLQYSERVLQCQSDKCTGMPTSDLSKDPTHKSKQSEMAKTGTSIRGEEGNELFTKERGHVGGAELLVVPVVSTHLTSSNPTRPLVDAMAENFLESQRPSAQNCALGRMDEETDGRAKGLQWMETLDKSHQETTKETKSSILINKNSTNCTIASSGRASTAYPVNSSTKIQDVSRECIDRASRLQERLLVTKSNNSIYEKQQRERASHNSMYTDFADQSLILNSEVLSVSMNDIRGMPLPLDLNFKDTVEGYNRQHRWDSMGENASVSRQKQVCENDMNGSRMPKESSLLDNFKRFSDEWSEEELDVLWIGVRRHGLNNWNDILRDPKLCFLKSRVAEDLALQWDKEQIKLLNGTLYHPERPSVLDLSRPLGTDDTCWRKATGRNLYCEKVVSSYLEFPTQRTETKLSLGDVYVQSEKNIKKNVVPNISGLSIANPHGIRNSMAGPFIGSNLIGSVNPRADIRHQNAFKTQGTRYDCESSTSPQKSVERGGHEQRSSANSTLPHWLKEVLTVPQRRSSLPLPSGVSSLNPGSIINYDERVTAFLSAVETALPKDPRGRGILKRKSKASSNHANRVKVLDNSVSVDDTLLQKRLSSLPNLGLTPLKPASANTGSGPSHVLDLNNKSPDPTGPSNLVVIDSDVSSEETISDDQSSRW